One window of Candidatus Methylacidiphilales bacterium genomic DNA carries:
- a CDS encoding HupE/UreJ family protein, with translation MKPSPAQTPLQLGPVRYALSFLLLLFVLPSLAQAHPGAGHAVGFLHGTTHPVTGLDHLCVMLAVGLWAAQRGGRATWLVPLTFVSVMALGGFLGLASVPLPLVEQGILASVLVLGVLIAAAVRLPLAATSILIGLFALFHGHAHGTEMPENASGLAYGLGFMLATACLHGCGIGLGLMVQRLGSARMFRYVGGAITACGIYLCLA, from the coding sequence ATGAAGCCTTCCCCCGCACAAACCCCGCTCCAGCTTGGCCCGGTGAGATACGCCCTCTCGTTCCTTTTGCTGTTGTTTGTCCTGCCGTCGCTGGCCCAAGCCCATCCCGGAGCCGGGCACGCCGTTGGGTTTCTCCATGGCACCACCCACCCGGTCACCGGCCTGGACCATCTCTGTGTCATGCTGGCCGTGGGCCTCTGGGCGGCACAGCGTGGCGGGCGGGCCACCTGGCTGGTCCCTTTGACCTTTGTCAGCGTCATGGCCTTAGGGGGATTCCTTGGTCTGGCTTCCGTTCCCCTACCCTTGGTCGAACAAGGCATCCTGGCCTCTGTGCTCGTCTTGGGCGTGCTCATCGCCGCAGCGGTGCGTCTTCCACTCGCAGCCACTTCCATTCTGATCGGACTTTTCGCCCTATTCCACGGTCATGCCCATGGCACGGAAATGCCCGAGAACGCCTCCGGACTGGCCTATGGACTCGGATTCATGCTGGCCACCGCCTGCCTGCACGGCTGCGGCATCGGACTGGGCTTGATGGTTCAACGACTGGGCAGCGCTCGGATGTTTCGTTATGTCGGCGGGGCCATCACCGCCTGCGGCATCTACCTTTGTTTGGCCTAA
- a CDS encoding alpha/beta fold hydrolase: MLPGITGTELVDFYPLDPSDVWKLLKQDYDRIKLHPDSLKYEAIQPSRILPTRGYEIPYGEMVEQLRFELSPNQQTPVPVFVFPYDWRQKLEDTEQVLDFFIEEVIERTKLLKHYHKSEFAKNPKVNLVGHSMGGLIISGYLSRFGSKKRVGKVATLGTPYQGSHEAVARVITGIDLLGNVVSHSRERESARVTPGLYHLLPSYPGAVQVDDPSLEEDLFELTNWQPSILKTIKSYSQTYGLGLLTPEEIFEKMLNAAATQRKRCNELTLSKMANGLQSSDWLCVVGIGKETRVQTLVTKKSGKPYFDIDEKRDIQNDWAPKPSDDSKQTPTGIRTGDNTVPYLGAKPAFLKTEELVCVTDDDFGFWELKDRAIEKAAGLHGALPLMNLVQKLVISHFKGTTITGTYGRPAPDLKSEWKPPISGLKKA; the protein is encoded by the coding sequence TTGTTGCCAGGCATCACTGGAACTGAGCTTGTCGATTTTTACCCGCTCGACCCCTCCGATGTCTGGAAACTACTCAAGCAGGACTATGACCGGATCAAGTTACATCCGGATTCCCTCAAATATGAAGCGATCCAGCCCTCGCGTATTCTTCCCACCCGCGGTTACGAGATTCCCTATGGGGAGATGGTCGAACAGCTCCGCTTCGAACTTAGCCCCAATCAGCAAACTCCCGTGCCCGTGTTTGTTTTTCCGTATGATTGGCGGCAAAAACTTGAAGATACAGAACAGGTTCTCGACTTTTTCATTGAGGAAGTTATAGAACGAACCAAACTTCTTAAGCATTACCATAAGTCAGAATTCGCCAAAAATCCAAAAGTGAACCTGGTCGGCCACTCGATGGGCGGCCTTATTATCTCCGGTTATTTATCGCGTTTTGGATCGAAGAAACGCGTCGGCAAAGTGGCCACCTTAGGAACCCCCTACCAAGGATCGCATGAGGCCGTGGCCCGTGTCATTACAGGAATCGATTTGCTGGGGAATGTTGTCTCCCATTCCCGCGAACGCGAATCCGCGCGTGTGACTCCGGGCCTTTATCACCTTCTGCCAAGCTATCCGGGTGCCGTCCAAGTGGATGATCCTTCTTTAGAGGAGGATTTGTTTGAGCTGACCAATTGGCAGCCCTCCATTCTGAAAACCATCAAATCCTACTCCCAAACCTATGGACTGGGCTTGCTCACACCCGAAGAAATCTTTGAAAAAATGCTGAATGCCGCCGCCACCCAACGCAAGCGTTGTAATGAGCTGACTTTGAGCAAAATGGCTAACGGGCTTCAATCAAGCGATTGGCTTTGCGTGGTTGGCATCGGCAAAGAGACACGGGTTCAAACGCTCGTGACGAAAAAAAGCGGGAAACCCTATTTTGATATCGATGAAAAACGCGATATACAGAATGACTGGGCACCAAAACCAAGCGATGATAGCAAACAGACCCCTACCGGAATCAGAACCGGGGATAACACCGTTCCCTATTTGGGTGCCAAACCTGCCTTCTTAAAAACAGAGGAGTTGGTCTGCGTAACCGATGACGACTTTGGTTTCTGGGAGTTAAAAGATCGCGCGATCGAAAAAGCGGCTGGCCTGCACGGGGCTCTTCCCCTGATGAACCTGGTGCAGAAACTGGTCATTTCCCATTTCAAAGGAACAACCATCACAGGAACCTATGGTCGTCCGGCACCCGACTTAAAAAGTGAATGGAAACCTCCTATTTCCGGATTAAAAAAAGCATAA
- a CDS encoding sigma-54 dependent transcriptional regulator: MKLERILVLDDEDAVRAVMTDLLRELGYTPLAVATLQQARSLLKQDNYDLILSDVRLSDGNGLDFLQEAKQIQPQTRLVVMTGYGSLDSAVEAIRLGVFDYLLKPINLSRLKVTLERLEEIGQLQSENTYLRREVRESSLEGIEWGRSPAMGRVRELIEKLGTTDATVMIQGESGTGKEVVARELHARSNRATRPFIRVNCAAIPATLLESEFFGHEKGAFTGAVQRREGRFEVADGGTLLLDEISEIPSDLQVKLLRVLQEREFERVGGNKTIPVDVRVLATTNRNLKEEVRAGRFREDLYYRLNVVPIDLPPLRERGNDILHLAEHFLRSFSRKHGKAVRSFDAAVKSRLLAYSWPGNVRELQNAVERAVILAEAGTGLTVDDFAFPHHEPSEGGPSFLGKTIDELEYEAIREGLKAQRGNRTRTAESLGISLRTLRNKLARYRREARVIEESRDPSLD, translated from the coding sequence ATGAAGCTCGAACGGATTTTGGTTCTCGATGACGAGGATGCGGTCCGGGCGGTGATGACGGATTTGTTGCGCGAATTGGGCTACACGCCCTTGGCGGTGGCCACGCTGCAGCAGGCGCGCAGCCTGCTCAAGCAGGACAATTACGACCTGATTCTTTCCGATGTCCGGTTGTCGGACGGCAATGGGCTTGATTTCCTCCAGGAAGCGAAGCAGATCCAGCCCCAGACCCGTCTGGTGGTCATGACCGGTTATGGCAGCTTGGACAGCGCGGTGGAGGCCATCCGCCTGGGGGTCTTCGATTATTTGTTGAAACCGATCAATTTGTCGCGGTTGAAAGTCACACTGGAGCGATTGGAGGAAATCGGCCAGTTGCAGAGCGAAAACACGTACCTGCGGCGCGAGGTCCGGGAGAGTTCCCTTGAGGGCATTGAATGGGGTCGCAGTCCGGCCATGGGGCGGGTGAGGGAACTGATCGAGAAATTGGGAACTACGGATGCCACCGTCATGATCCAGGGCGAGAGTGGAACCGGCAAGGAAGTGGTGGCCCGGGAACTGCATGCCCGCAGCAACCGTGCCACCCGCCCCTTCATCCGGGTCAATTGCGCGGCCATCCCGGCCACCCTGCTCGAAAGCGAATTCTTCGGCCATGAGAAAGGCGCCTTCACCGGGGCCGTGCAGCGGCGGGAGGGTCGTTTCGAAGTGGCCGATGGGGGCACGCTTTTATTGGACGAAATTTCGGAAATACCTTCCGATCTCCAGGTCAAATTACTGCGGGTCCTGCAGGAAAGGGAATTCGAACGGGTCGGTGGCAATAAAACCATCCCGGTGGATGTGCGCGTTCTGGCCACCACCAACCGCAACCTGAAGGAGGAAGTCCGTGCCGGGCGTTTCCGCGAGGACTTGTACTACCGGCTCAACGTGGTGCCGATCGACCTTCCCCCGCTGCGCGAGCGCGGTAACGACATCCTGCATCTGGCGGAGCATTTTCTCAGATCTTTTTCGCGCAAACACGGGAAGGCTGTCCGTTCGTTCGATGCAGCTGTCAAGTCCCGTTTGCTGGCCTATTCATGGCCGGGCAATGTCCGCGAACTGCAGAATGCCGTCGAGCGTGCGGTCATCCTGGCCGAGGCCGGCACCGGACTGACGGTCGATGATTTTGCCTTCCCTCACCATGAGCCTTCGGAGGGTGGGCCTTCCTTCCTGGGCAAAACCATCGATGAATTGGAATACGAGGCCATCCGCGAGGGGCTCAAGGCGCAGCGAGGCAACCGCACCCGCACCGCCGAATCCCTGGGTATTTCACTCAGGACCCTGCGCAACAAACTGGCCCGTTACCGGCGGGAAGCCCGAGTCATCGAAGAAAGCCGTGACCCTTCCTTGGATTAG
- a CDS encoding DUF86 domain-containing protein gives MCPLKSPDAYLHDMLEAARLIRSYTAGVTLEQFMGNNEKRDAVALRISVLGESAHKIGREIEDTLPGIPFKSIRGMRNRIAHDYGVVDFQIVWAVTQEEIEPLIAVLERYFKDRPRPLE, from the coding sequence ATGTGCCCGCTCAAATCCCCGGACGCCTATCTGCACGACATGCTCGAAGCGGCGCGGCTGATCCGCAGTTATACGGCCGGGGTGACCTTGGAACAATTCATGGGCAACAACGAGAAGCGGGATGCGGTGGCCTTGAGAATTTCCGTACTGGGCGAGTCCGCCCACAAAATCGGAAGAGAGATCGAGGACACCCTGCCCGGGATTCCTTTCAAAAGCATCCGGGGCATGCGCAACCGGATCGCCCACGATTACGGAGTGGTGGATTTTCAAATTGTCTGGGCCGTGACCCAAGAGGAGATTGAACCCTTGATTGCCGTCCTTGAGCGTTACTTCAAGGATCGGCCAAGGCCTCTGGAATAA
- the larB gene encoding nickel pincer cofactor biosynthesis protein LarB, whose product MPRTSPRTRSTAQLAHPTRSSHTPHAFARVDLEREMRCGAAEVIYGPGKTPGQIVRIAKTLRAAGQPVLISRIEPGVAAVLRKGLKGLGANYDPVSRLISIGGYAFRRDFPVGVCAAGTSDLPVAEEAAQACTFFGLPVTRFTDIGVAGLHRLLAVQDDLRRMKVIIVVAGMEGALPSVVGGLVACPVIAVPTSVGYGANFQGLSALLGMLNSCASGLTVVNIDNGFGAAYAALRIAGNPANR is encoded by the coding sequence ATGCCCCGGACTTCTCCCCGCACCCGCAGCACGGCACAGTTGGCCCACCCCACCCGCTCTTCCCATACCCCGCATGCTTTTGCCCGGGTCGATCTCGAACGTGAGATGCGATGCGGGGCGGCCGAGGTGATCTATGGCCCGGGGAAAACCCCGGGACAGATCGTCCGCATTGCCAAGACCCTGCGCGCCGCAGGGCAGCCTGTCTTGATCAGTCGCATCGAACCCGGCGTGGCTGCGGTTCTGCGCAAAGGGTTGAAAGGCCTGGGCGCAAACTACGACCCCGTTTCGCGCCTGATCTCGATCGGGGGATATGCCTTCCGGCGGGATTTCCCCGTGGGCGTGTGTGCGGCCGGCACATCCGACCTGCCCGTGGCCGAAGAAGCCGCGCAGGCCTGCACCTTTTTTGGCCTGCCCGTGACCCGCTTCACCGACATCGGCGTGGCCGGCCTGCACCGTCTGTTGGCTGTGCAAGACGACCTCCGGCGGATGAAGGTGATCATCGTGGTGGCGGGCATGGAAGGGGCACTGCCCAGCGTAGTCGGGGGGTTGGTGGCCTGCCCTGTCATTGCCGTGCCCACCAGCGTGGGCTACGGGGCGAACTTCCAGGGACTGAGCGCCCTGCTCGGGATGCTCAATTCTTGCGCCTCCGGATTGACTGTGGTGAACATCGACAATGGCTTCGGGGCTGCTTACGCCGCCCTCCGCATCGCGGGGAATCCCGCGAACCGCTGA
- a CDS encoding response regulator transcription factor has translation MRERIRLQVVDDHPAIHAAVLHMADPVRFTVAARARSAGESVRQWKAEPLDAVVLDLSMPGGNGEAVIDFHRRRASGVPILVFSGSADAERLRDCLRRGALGCLPKLAPAEEFNRALDAVARQRRSYRPDCLKEGSADQDRKIKGRGMAGEVSLSPREREVARAVAAGLSNKQIADSLGISPATVNIHRSGMMRKLGLHNAAEVTRYVMARGTVGPVYPRR, from the coding sequence ATGAGGGAACGCATCCGGTTGCAGGTAGTCGATGATCACCCGGCCATCCATGCCGCGGTGTTGCACATGGCCGACCCGGTCCGTTTTACGGTGGCGGCCAGGGCCCGCAGCGCGGGGGAATCGGTCCGCCAGTGGAAGGCGGAACCTTTGGACGCCGTCGTTCTTGACCTGAGCATGCCGGGAGGAAACGGCGAGGCGGTGATTGATTTCCATCGTCGCCGCGCCTCGGGGGTGCCGATCCTGGTTTTTTCCGGCAGTGCGGATGCCGAGCGGCTGCGGGATTGTCTGCGACGGGGGGCGCTGGGGTGTCTGCCCAAGTTGGCGCCGGCGGAGGAGTTCAACCGGGCTCTCGATGCGGTGGCCCGGCAGCGTCGTAGCTACCGGCCCGATTGTTTGAAGGAGGGTTCCGCCGATCAAGATCGCAAAATCAAGGGCAGGGGAATGGCCGGGGAAGTGTCCCTGAGCCCGCGCGAGCGCGAGGTGGCCCGGGCGGTGGCGGCCGGGTTGAGCAACAAACAGATCGCAGACTCACTCGGGATCAGTCCGGCCACGGTCAATATCCATCGTTCCGGTATGATGCGGAAGCTGGGGTTGCACAATGCGGCCGAAGTGACCCGCTACGTCATGGCCCGGGGAACGGTGGGGCCGGTGTATCCAAGACGCTGA
- the larC gene encoding nickel pincer cofactor biosynthesis protein LarC — translation MASTLYLDCISGISGDMFLAGLLDLGLDPKAVEKSLASLRLEEHVHLHTHRETRCGISGTHLNFEVHHHDCGQAGHSHSHSHDHHDHPDHDHGHTHDTAHGHGRSFTAIKQLIARSNLPDLVKSRAISVFRRIGLAESRIHGVGIEEIHFHEVGAIDSIADIVGVCSGLHLLGIKRVLASPLVEGRGTLACAHGTFPIPAPATLAILEGVPLTQIDVPFELITPTGAALLAEFAESFTPLASFATEKIGYGLGTRDLPGRPNVVRMLLGDTIKTQSEPAPGYERDEVAVLTTQIDDVTSEVLAAAVEALMDAGALDVGVGSVTMKKGRSGFRLEVLCATAEQERLAALVLKLTPAIGLRVRLESRIKLPRSRVEVPTPWGPVAVKEVRFPDGSVRRKAEFEDCRRLANAHGLPVADVIRLVERERETR, via the coding sequence ATGGCCTCAACCCTTTACTTGGATTGCATTTCTGGAATCAGCGGCGACATGTTTCTGGCTGGCTTGCTTGACCTCGGGCTGGACCCGAAGGCGGTGGAGAAGTCGCTTGCCTCGCTTCGTCTGGAGGAACATGTCCACCTGCACACCCACCGGGAAACCCGTTGTGGGATTTCCGGAACCCACCTCAACTTCGAGGTCCATCACCATGATTGCGGCCAGGCCGGTCATTCCCACTCCCACTCCCACGATCACCATGACCATCCCGATCATGATCATGGCCACACACACGACACTGCGCACGGGCATGGCCGATCCTTCACCGCGATCAAACAACTCATCGCCCGTTCCAACCTGCCGGACTTGGTCAAGTCACGGGCCATTTCCGTCTTCCGCCGCATTGGTCTGGCCGAGTCACGCATCCATGGCGTCGGAATCGAGGAAATCCATTTCCATGAGGTCGGCGCCATCGATTCCATTGCCGACATCGTGGGCGTCTGCAGCGGCCTCCACCTGCTCGGCATCAAACGCGTGCTGGCCTCCCCCCTCGTCGAGGGCCGGGGCACGTTGGCCTGTGCACACGGCACCTTCCCCATTCCCGCACCCGCGACCCTGGCCATCCTCGAGGGTGTTCCATTGACCCAGATCGATGTGCCCTTCGAGTTGATCACTCCGACCGGTGCCGCCCTGTTGGCCGAATTCGCCGAGTCGTTCACCCCCTTGGCGTCTTTTGCCACGGAAAAGATCGGCTACGGACTTGGCACCCGCGACCTGCCCGGCCGCCCGAACGTCGTGCGCATGCTTTTGGGAGATACGATCAAGACCCAGAGCGAACCCGCCCCGGGTTACGAAAGGGATGAAGTCGCGGTGCTGACCACCCAGATCGACGACGTCACCTCCGAGGTGCTGGCTGCCGCGGTCGAAGCCCTGATGGATGCCGGCGCCCTCGATGTGGGCGTCGGTTCGGTGACGATGAAAAAAGGGCGCAGTGGCTTCCGTCTGGAAGTGCTTTGCGCGACGGCGGAACAGGAACGTCTGGCCGCCTTGGTACTCAAATTGACCCCGGCCATCGGCCTGCGCGTGCGGCTTGAATCCAGAATCAAGCTGCCACGCAGCCGGGTGGAAGTCCCCACCCCCTGGGGTCCGGTGGCGGTCAAGGAAGTCCGCTTTCCCGATGGCTCGGTACGCCGCAAGGCCGAGTTCGAGGATTGCCGCCGCCTCGCCAACGCCCACGGCTTGCCGGTGGCCGATGTCATCCGCCTGGTAGAACGAGAACGGGAGACCCGCTAA
- the sucC gene encoding ADP-forming succinate--CoA ligase subunit beta → MNIHEYQAKELMEKFGVATPRGQVARTPDEADQIARPMGNRLVVKAQIHAGGRGKGTFKNGFQGGVQLAKTASQARDYAEKMLGNVLVTHQTGPVGKQVNAVLIAESVEIEREMYFAIVMDRATSRPVIIASQQGGMDIEEVAAHNPEAIFREPINRALGLQPYQARKLSKLLGFTSEQMRDASRLFHAAFRMFMDCDCSMIEINPLVVTKGGEVLALDAKLNFDDNALFRQEAILAMRDESEEDPREVAASKVGLNYIGLDGNIGCMVNGAGLAMATMDIIKHYGGDPANFLDVGGGANEQQVTEAFKILVADPQVKAILVNIFGGIMKCDTIARGVMAAVKTVGLQIPLVVRLEGTNVEEGRKLLQESGLNLIAATQLSEAAEKVVQAVKGK, encoded by the coding sequence ATGAATATCCACGAATACCAGGCCAAGGAACTGATGGAAAAATTCGGCGTGGCCACACCGCGGGGCCAGGTCGCCCGCACCCCGGATGAAGCCGACCAAATCGCCCGCCCGATGGGCAACCGGCTTGTGGTCAAGGCTCAGATCCACGCCGGTGGTCGCGGCAAGGGTACGTTCAAGAATGGTTTCCAAGGCGGCGTTCAACTGGCCAAGACCGCCAGCCAAGCCCGCGATTATGCGGAGAAAATGCTCGGCAACGTCCTTGTCACCCACCAGACCGGTCCGGTCGGCAAGCAGGTCAATGCGGTCCTCATCGCCGAATCCGTCGAGATCGAACGCGAAATGTACTTCGCCATCGTCATGGACCGGGCCACCAGCCGCCCGGTCATCATCGCCAGCCAGCAGGGCGGGATGGACATCGAGGAAGTTGCCGCCCACAACCCAGAGGCCATTTTCCGCGAGCCCATCAACCGCGCCCTCGGACTCCAGCCTTACCAAGCGCGCAAGCTTTCCAAACTCCTCGGTTTCACCTCGGAGCAGATGCGCGATGCCAGCCGCCTCTTCCACGCCGCCTTCCGCATGTTCATGGACTGCGATTGCTCCATGATTGAAATCAACCCGCTCGTTGTCACCAAGGGCGGCGAGGTACTGGCCCTCGACGCCAAACTCAACTTCGACGACAACGCCCTCTTCCGCCAGGAAGCCATCCTGGCCATGCGCGATGAAAGCGAGGAAGACCCCCGCGAAGTGGCCGCCTCCAAGGTCGGACTCAATTACATCGGCCTCGACGGCAACATCGGCTGCATGGTCAACGGCGCCGGACTGGCCATGGCCACCATGGACATCATCAAGCATTACGGCGGCGACCCGGCCAACTTCCTCGACGTAGGCGGAGGCGCCAATGAACAGCAGGTCACCGAGGCCTTCAAGATCCTCGTCGCCGACCCCCAGGTCAAAGCCATCCTGGTCAACATCTTCGGCGGCATCATGAAGTGCGACACCATCGCCCGCGGCGTCATGGCCGCTGTCAAAACAGTGGGCTTGCAGATTCCGTTGGTGGTGCGCCTCGAAGGTACCAACGTTGAGGAGGGCCGCAAACTCCTGCAGGAGTCCGGCCTCAACCTCATCGCCGCCACCCAGCTCTCGGAGGCCGCGGAAAAAGTCGTCCAGGCCGTGAAAGGAAAATAA
- the sucD gene encoding succinate--CoA ligase subunit alpha, with protein sequence MSVLVDKNTRLLVQGITGKSGAFHAKYCQEYGTNIVAGVTPARGGETWEGKVPVFDTVFEAKRETGCNATMIFVPPPFAADSIIEAIDAGIQLVVCITEGIPVQDMMRVKVAMQGRHSILIGPNCPGIITPGQCKIGIMPGYIHRPGSIGVVSRSGTLTYEAVWQLTSLGYGQSTCIGIGGDPIHGMTHRDAIEYFNADPQTEAIVMIGEIGGSEEEEAAAYIKERVRKPVVGFIAGATAPPGRRMGHAGAIISGGKGTAAQKIAALEASGIAVCKTLADIGQTMKGLLRK encoded by the coding sequence ATGTCCGTTCTTGTCGATAAAAACACCCGTCTCCTCGTCCAGGGCATCACCGGCAAGTCCGGCGCCTTCCACGCCAAGTATTGCCAGGAATACGGCACCAACATCGTCGCCGGCGTCACCCCGGCCCGCGGCGGTGAAACATGGGAGGGCAAAGTCCCGGTCTTCGACACCGTGTTCGAGGCCAAGCGGGAAACCGGCTGCAACGCCACCATGATTTTCGTTCCGCCGCCCTTCGCCGCGGATTCGATCATCGAGGCCATCGACGCCGGCATCCAGCTGGTGGTCTGCATCACCGAGGGTATCCCGGTGCAGGACATGATGCGGGTCAAGGTGGCCATGCAGGGTCGCCATTCGATTCTCATCGGCCCCAACTGCCCCGGCATCATCACGCCCGGCCAGTGCAAGATCGGCATCATGCCCGGTTACATCCACCGCCCGGGCTCAATCGGGGTTGTTTCGCGCAGTGGCACCCTGACCTACGAGGCGGTCTGGCAGTTGACCAGCCTGGGCTACGGCCAAAGCACCTGCATCGGCATCGGCGGCGACCCCATCCACGGCATGACCCACCGCGATGCCATTGAATACTTCAACGCCGACCCCCAGACCGAAGCCATTGTCATGATCGGCGAAATCGGCGGATCGGAAGAAGAAGAAGCCGCCGCCTACATCAAGGAACGGGTGCGCAAACCGGTGGTGGGATTCATCGCCGGAGCCACCGCACCGCCCGGCCGCCGCATGGGCCATGCCGGCGCCATCATCTCCGGGGGCAAGGGTACGGCGGCGCAGAAAATCGCCGCGCTCGAGGCCTCGGGCATCGCTGTTTGCAAGACCCTGGCTGACATCGGCCAGACCATGAAGGGTCTGCTCCGCAAGTAG
- a CDS encoding nucleotidyltransferase domain-containing protein, which translates to MNHSTFSRRGGKGRSAAKTAANRLKAAAYWNAVRAGEKPAPRRLRTPPAAEVVGQKLADYCRQAGIIQLEVFGSNARGEARRGSDVDLIATFAANPGLRFFAMEGEMSNILGVPVHLLTRDSVEQMPNPYRRASILADRKVIYRG; encoded by the coding sequence GTGAATCATTCCACCTTCAGTCGCAGGGGAGGAAAGGGGCGTTCTGCGGCCAAGACGGCGGCGAATCGTCTCAAGGCCGCCGCCTACTGGAATGCCGTTCGTGCGGGAGAAAAGCCCGCTCCCCGACGCTTGCGCACCCCGCCCGCAGCGGAGGTCGTCGGGCAGAAGCTGGCGGATTATTGCCGTCAGGCTGGCATCATCCAACTGGAGGTCTTTGGTTCCAACGCACGGGGCGAAGCCCGGCGCGGCAGCGACGTCGACCTGATCGCCACCTTTGCCGCCAATCCCGGCCTGCGATTCTTTGCCATGGAAGGGGAGATGTCGAACATCCTTGGGGTGCCGGTCCACCTGTTGACACGTGATTCGGTGGAGCAGATGCCGAATCCCTACCGTCGTGCTTCCATCCTGGCCGATCGGAAAGTGATCTATCGCGGATAA
- a CDS encoding citrate/2-methylcitrate synthase: protein MPVTAKGLEGIVATDTALSDVLGVQGQLIYLGYDINELAGKVSFEEVVYLLWHGHLPTRKELEFLSTELRSERELPEGVINFLRDCPKDANPMDVIRTGVSMLGLYDQGQIGEDALEPNRRRALSITAKIGVMAAYFHRARQGQTLPPIRSDLGEAAHFLYLMRGSDPGPEAVRTLDMAYVLHADHGMNASTFSARVTVSTLTDIYSAVTSAIGTLKGPLHGGANEGVIRMLLEIGSVENVEPWLEEQLAMKRKIMGIGHRVYKTLDPRAPHLKRMAVQLTSELGEPKWVQMSEKIAAHMLEKKGLHANVDFYSATVYYSLGIPLDLFTPIFAISRTAGWTAHVLEQLADNRLFRPSSEYVGPPVGKTVVPIDQRG from the coding sequence ATGCCCGTGACTGCCAAAGGACTGGAAGGAATCGTTGCCACAGACACCGCGCTGAGCGATGTCCTCGGGGTTCAAGGTCAGTTGATCTACCTCGGCTACGACATCAACGAATTGGCGGGAAAGGTCTCTTTCGAGGAAGTGGTCTACCTCCTCTGGCACGGCCACCTGCCCACACGCAAGGAACTCGAGTTCCTCAGCACCGAGCTTCGCAGCGAGCGGGAACTGCCCGAGGGTGTGATCAACTTCCTCCGCGATTGCCCCAAGGACGCCAACCCCATGGACGTCATCCGCACCGGGGTTTCGATGCTCGGCCTGTACGACCAGGGTCAAATCGGTGAGGATGCCCTCGAACCCAATCGCCGCCGGGCGCTTTCCATCACGGCCAAGATCGGGGTCATGGCGGCCTATTTTCACCGTGCCCGCCAAGGACAGACCCTGCCCCCGATCCGTTCGGATCTGGGTGAGGCGGCCCACTTCCTCTACCTCATGCGGGGCAGCGATCCCGGCCCCGAGGCCGTCCGCACCCTCGACATGGCCTATGTGCTCCACGCCGACCACGGCATGAATGCCTCCACCTTCTCCGCCCGGGTCACCGTATCGACCCTGACCGACATCTATTCCGCCGTGACCAGCGCCATCGGCACCCTCAAGGGACCGCTCCACGGCGGGGCCAACGAGGGCGTCATCCGCATGCTCCTGGAAATCGGTTCGGTGGAAAACGTCGAGCCCTGGCTGGAGGAACAACTGGCCATGAAACGCAAGATCATGGGCATCGGCCACCGCGTCTACAAAACCCTCGACCCCCGGGCCCCCCATCTCAAACGCATGGCCGTCCAGCTCACCTCCGAATTGGGCGAGCCCAAGTGGGTGCAAATGAGCGAAAAGATCGCCGCGCACATGCTGGAAAAGAAGGGCTTGCACGCCAACGTCGATTTCTATTCCGCCACGGTTTACTACAGTCTGGGCATCCCTCTGGATCTCTTCACGCCGATCTTTGCCATTTCCCGCACGGCCGGGTGGACGGCCCATGTGTTGGAGCAACTGGCCGACAACCGACTCTTCCGCCCTTCCAGCGAATACGTCGGACCGCCCGTCGGCAAGACCGTTGTCCCCATCGACCAGCGGGGCTGA